A section of the Paenibacillus aurantius genome encodes:
- a CDS encoding lamin tail domain-containing protein produces the protein MKRKWKKTVAQSVVLSLVATTAAAGWPIVSASAEASIPAVLITELVPDTANESSNDGYEYVELYNATDAPLSLAGYKLKGRVPNTTSQWEGVLGADAVIPPRESILVWTQNSTISGLNLTRDKFRANYKLTSEQLPDERITILQNVSGLYNGSSTQKDITISLANPEGSDLVAATYFVNGTDDTFENKGISFRQPASGITMVHNGGNKEATPGRVLQAEVPGLAPSDLLAAGGDHSLTLSWTPANDPAVTGYRIYSREGLPPVSVTEPAYTYSGLTNGKDYTFTVSTLYGDGNVSPASPAFRGIAGIPVLPSNTTGLQALPRSGAVLLSWDPAPEGDVVGYRLYQDGVQKPGLVTGTTYTADGLTNGEPVTFAVYAVNQAGLVSAQPAVVTQIPQAAPSFLVTEMAPDTKNVDYKTGGTDAFEFIELYNNTSTPINLKGYQLNYVAGATVYKYPITEDKIVPPGSPFVIWFKNTNVQQVGLAEFNQAHGSSITEDQLYVIVNGGMANTAARGVQFLDPDKTVISSATYQPQDVGESISANFIPDPAFGTESIERFSRPTNPGYLYPVQRTPDPADTALPSAPTGVQVTAGVGGVKVTWSSSLEQDVAYVNVYVDGTVRKKVLMPAAEAVIEGLENEVPITVRISSLDTAGRESVLTEPVTVTPTESSMPALLLTEIVPDTWNTEPLDARDVYDAFEFIELYNPRQVPVDLNGKTVRFTQPDDATKNWSWTFRQPTVIGPKQTLEFWVRPNGLGYLNKEGFNFSYFGFQTDKYVPESSIVLGDGAGGLTNGGGTIDIVEPDGTVIVTASYKAGQFLERKGISYAYPMFGGTGMRQAEIQQTATPGMVDASQVPQAANSDTTAPAAPAGFTAEPGAGEATVRWQPNGEADLAGYRLYMNGQYELTLPASATSYKMPALPGKVKVKFELSTVDRAGNESAKAAVTVTPDYAIMTQTERDPSPANALTESRFQEAWDIGGKGPVIPGLVQGHVPQGMSYYSGNGKEWILSAAYHYSGDPSTLAVIDAKTGLLEKYVHLKNPDGSIYVGHAGGVAVSKENVWLSSGKKMYRLPIQALLNAESGGFVQFADSFGVVTNSSFTAYEDGVLWVGEYSNPPSYTVSPTHTLQDRNGETHLSWIAGYKLGEDDLIPAAAPSFLEENIQKVVPDYVLSIGDKIQGVAFHNGEVLLTNNFGRPYNLIVRHTMPNVADAASKHTEVSVGGIGVPVWFLDGVNQTGSLQIPTSAENMFIRNEDGEDYLYVNFESGSNHMRYMSSYSMDRLLRLNLAQMRAYDSRTFTGVPGQLVMGDRAQAIVLAERGSREAENVTSEYTWSSSNPAVAQVSASGLVKGIRPGDATITGTSASGTVQVTVQVTPPKGGLHLGDSGDHGGGPGKR, from the coding sequence TGAAGCTTCTATACCGGCCGTTCTGATTACGGAGCTGGTGCCGGACACGGCCAATGAAAGCAGCAACGACGGGTACGAGTACGTGGAGCTGTACAACGCAACGGACGCCCCGCTCTCCTTGGCCGGCTATAAGCTTAAAGGCAGGGTTCCGAATACCACCAGCCAATGGGAAGGCGTCCTGGGAGCGGACGCCGTCATTCCCCCGCGTGAAAGTATACTGGTCTGGACGCAGAATTCCACAATTTCAGGCTTGAATCTGACCCGCGACAAGTTCCGGGCGAATTACAAGCTGACGAGTGAACAGCTGCCGGATGAGCGGATAACCATTCTGCAGAACGTATCGGGACTGTATAACGGAAGCTCGACGCAAAAAGACATCACCATCAGCCTGGCCAACCCGGAAGGCAGCGATCTGGTTGCCGCGACCTACTTCGTGAACGGAACCGACGATACCTTTGAGAACAAAGGGATCTCGTTCCGCCAGCCGGCCTCCGGAATCACAATGGTCCATAACGGAGGCAACAAAGAGGCTACGCCGGGCCGCGTCTTACAGGCGGAGGTGCCGGGCTTGGCGCCGTCCGACCTGCTTGCAGCCGGGGGAGACCACAGCCTGACACTCTCCTGGACTCCGGCGAACGATCCGGCCGTGACCGGTTACCGGATTTATTCCCGCGAAGGCTTGCCTCCCGTTTCCGTTACGGAGCCTGCTTACACGTACAGCGGCTTGACGAACGGAAAAGACTATACGTTTACCGTATCCACTCTGTACGGGGATGGGAATGTTTCGCCCGCCTCCCCCGCGTTTCGCGGAATAGCGGGCATCCCGGTTCTCCCGTCCAACACGACCGGCCTTCAGGCGCTGCCCCGCAGCGGAGCCGTTCTCCTTAGCTGGGACCCCGCTCCAGAGGGCGACGTCGTGGGGTACCGTCTCTACCAGGACGGGGTGCAGAAGCCTGGTCTCGTGACGGGCACCACCTACACAGCCGATGGGTTGACCAATGGAGAACCGGTCACCTTCGCCGTCTATGCCGTTAACCAGGCGGGTCTTGTATCCGCGCAGCCGGCGGTTGTTACGCAGATTCCGCAGGCCGCTCCTTCTTTCTTGGTCACCGAGATGGCGCCCGACACCAAAAACGTGGATTACAAAACAGGCGGAACGGACGCTTTCGAATTCATCGAGCTGTATAACAATACCTCGACGCCTATTAACCTTAAGGGCTACCAGTTGAACTATGTCGCGGGTGCGACCGTTTACAAATATCCGATTACGGAGGACAAGATTGTTCCGCCGGGGTCTCCCTTCGTGATCTGGTTCAAAAACACAAATGTGCAGCAGGTCGGTCTTGCCGAGTTCAACCAGGCTCACGGCAGCTCGATCACAGAGGACCAACTATACGTCATCGTCAACGGAGGAATGGCCAATACGGCGGCCCGCGGCGTTCAATTCCTGGATCCGGATAAAACGGTGATCAGCTCCGCTACCTACCAGCCTCAGGATGTCGGAGAGAGCATCAGCGCGAACTTCATTCCGGACCCCGCTTTCGGCACGGAATCGATCGAGCGCTTCAGTAGGCCGACCAATCCCGGATACCTATATCCCGTTCAGCGGACGCCCGATCCGGCGGATACGGCATTGCCGTCTGCTCCAACCGGCGTCCAGGTGACCGCAGGGGTGGGAGGGGTCAAGGTCACCTGGAGCAGCTCCCTCGAACAGGACGTTGCCTATGTCAACGTGTATGTAGACGGTACGGTACGCAAGAAGGTTCTTATGCCGGCCGCTGAAGCGGTGATCGAAGGCCTGGAGAACGAGGTTCCCATCACAGTGCGGATCAGCTCACTCGATACGGCCGGACGAGAGTCGGTCCTTACCGAGCCGGTGACGGTTACTCCGACAGAAAGCTCGATGCCGGCTCTGCTCTTGACGGAGATCGTACCGGATACGTGGAATACGGAGCCGCTTGACGCGCGCGATGTATACGATGCCTTCGAATTCATCGAGCTGTATAATCCGCGTCAGGTGCCTGTTGACCTGAACGGCAAGACGGTACGGTTTACCCAGCCCGACGATGCAACGAAGAACTGGTCCTGGACGTTCCGCCAGCCTACGGTCATCGGGCCGAAGCAGACGCTGGAGTTCTGGGTTCGTCCGAACGGACTCGGCTATCTGAACAAGGAAGGCTTCAACTTTTCCTACTTCGGCTTCCAGACCGACAAGTACGTGCCGGAGTCGTCAATTGTGCTCGGGGACGGGGCCGGCGGCCTTACCAACGGCGGAGGAACCATCGACATCGTCGAACCCGACGGAACCGTCATCGTGACCGCTTCCTATAAGGCAGGACAATTCCTGGAGCGAAAAGGCATCTCTTACGCCTATCCGATGTTCGGCGGAACGGGCATGCGCCAGGCCGAAATCCAGCAGACGGCTACACCGGGAATGGTGGATGCTTCACAGGTGCCGCAGGCCGCAAACAGCGATACGACCGCTCCAGCCGCGCCTGCCGGCTTTACAGCCGAACCGGGCGCCGGAGAGGCGACCGTCCGCTGGCAGCCGAACGGGGAAGCGGATTTGGCGGGCTACCGCCTTTATATGAACGGCCAATACGAGCTGACGCTCCCCGCATCGGCCACGTCCTACAAAATGCCGGCTCTGCCGGGTAAAGTAAAAGTGAAATTCGAGCTTAGCACGGTCGACCGGGCGGGGAACGAATCGGCGAAAGCCGCGGTTACGGTTACCCCCGACTATGCGATCATGACCCAGACCGAGCGGGATCCGAGCCCGGCAAACGCCTTGACGGAATCGCGGTTCCAGGAGGCATGGGACATCGGCGGCAAAGGACCGGTCATTCCGGGCCTTGTGCAAGGACATGTTCCGCAAGGAATGTCTTATTATTCGGGCAACGGCAAGGAGTGGATCCTGAGCGCGGCTTACCATTACTCGGGTGATCCGAGTACACTGGCCGTTATAGACGCCAAGACGGGCTTGCTCGAGAAGTACGTTCACCTGAAAAATCCCGACGGCTCAATCTATGTCGGCCATGCCGGCGGGGTGGCGGTCAGCAAGGAAAACGTGTGGCTCTCCTCCGGTAAAAAAATGTACCGCCTGCCTATTCAAGCTTTGCTGAATGCGGAGAGCGGAGGATTCGTCCAATTTGCCGATTCGTTCGGGGTCGTCACTAACTCTTCGTTTACGGCTTATGAGGATGGGGTGCTGTGGGTGGGCGAGTACAGCAATCCGCCGTCTTATACCGTCAGCCCGACCCATACGCTTCAGGACCGGAACGGAGAAACCCACCTTTCCTGGATCGCGGGCTACAAGCTGGGAGAGGATGATCTAATCCCGGCGGCGGCGCCAAGCTTCCTGGAAGAGAACATCCAGAAGGTAGTACCGGATTACGTGCTCAGCATCGGGGACAAAATTCAGGGTGTGGCGTTCCATAACGGGGAAGTGCTACTTACGAACAACTTCGGACGGCCTTACAACCTGATTGTCCGGCATACGATGCCGAATGTCGCGGATGCGGCTTCCAAGCATACCGAGGTGTCCGTCGGCGGAATCGGGGTTCCCGTCTGGTTCCTGGATGGAGTTAACCAGACAGGCTCGCTCCAAATTCCGACCTCAGCTGAAAATATGTTTATCCGGAACGAGGATGGCGAGGATTACCTGTATGTCAATTTCGAATCCGGCTCGAACCACATGAGGTACATGTCTTCGTATTCCATGGACCGCTTGCTCCGGTTGAATCTAGCGCAAATGCGCGCTTACGACAGCAGGACCTTTACAGGCGTTCCCGGCCAATTGGTCATGGGGGATCGGGCACAAGCGATCGTTCTTGCGGAGCGCGGCAGCCGGGAGGCGGAGAATGTGACCTCCGAATACACCTGGTCGAGCAGCAACCCGGCTGTTGCCCAAGTATCCGCTTCTGGTCTCGTGAAAGGCATCCGACCGGGCGATGCAACGATCACAGGTACATCGGCCAGCGGCACCGTGCAGGTGACCGTGCAGGTAACGCCGCCGAAAGGAGGCCTTCACCTCGGGGACTCCGGTGATCACGGTGGAGGACCGGGTAAAAGATAG
- a CDS encoding 16S rRNA (uracil(1498)-N(3))-methyltransferase yields the protein MQRYFVPPEQFGPESVRITGDDAHHLLRVMRGQPGDKVICSNGSDRVVLAELQELGKTEAQALIVEELPFAGEPAIEVWVAQSLPKGDKLETVIQKGTEIGAAKFLPFLSERTVVQYDAKKEAKKLERWQKIAKEAAEQAHRSRVPVVDGTRTWKELLKAAAEADLALICYEKENGLQLKQALAGKLGQPAEGKKALRVLFAIGPEGGFAEQEVEQAEEAGFRSVGLGARILRTETAAMVALACLFYESGEMGE from the coding sequence ATGCAGCGTTATTTTGTTCCTCCCGAACAGTTCGGTCCGGAATCTGTCCGGATCACGGGGGATGACGCCCACCATCTCCTGCGGGTGATGAGAGGGCAGCCGGGAGATAAGGTCATCTGCAGCAACGGAAGCGACCGGGTCGTTCTGGCTGAGCTTCAGGAGCTGGGGAAGACGGAGGCCCAAGCCCTTATCGTGGAGGAGCTTCCTTTTGCAGGAGAGCCGGCTATTGAGGTTTGGGTGGCCCAAAGCCTCCCCAAAGGGGACAAGCTGGAGACCGTCATCCAGAAAGGAACGGAGATCGGCGCGGCCAAATTCCTGCCTTTCCTGTCGGAGCGGACCGTCGTCCAATACGATGCCAAGAAGGAAGCGAAGAAGCTGGAGCGCTGGCAGAAGATCGCGAAGGAAGCCGCCGAGCAGGCCCACCGCAGCCGGGTCCCCGTCGTTGACGGGACCCGAACGTGGAAAGAACTGCTTAAGGCGGCGGCTGAAGCCGACTTGGCACTGATCTGTTACGAGAAGGAGAACGGGCTCCAGCTGAAGCAGGCGCTGGCCGGAAAGCTCGGCCAACCAGCGGAGGGAAAGAAGGCCCTTCGCGTTTTGTTCGCCATAGGGCCGGAAGGCGGCTTCGCTGAACAGGAAGTGGAACAGGCGGAAGAGGCCGGCTTCCGATCCGTCGGTTTGGGAGCCCGCATCCTTCGCACCGAGACGGCTGCTATGGTGGCGCTCGCGTGCCTTTTCTATGAATCCGGAGAAATGGGGGAATAA